The DNA sequence ttcttttagggaaatgatagggttactaactcttattatttatttactattttttttatatttgattttttttataattttttattttacttaatagttaaagaagtgataattaataaatttatatatttttttaattttttcttaatgattaagaatattaaaaaaatatttaaaataaaataataaaaaaataaaaacactacaagtagtagatgggtagtagataAGCaataagcctatcactaccctttcTTTTATGCAGAAGGAAAAAAGCGGCTACTAGACGggtactcataaaaaaaaaaaaaaaaccaaaacaaatgaATGATATTCCAATCATATGACCGACATctctagtttgttttcataaatattattatcttatttcataattataattttttaaaaatttacatataaaataaaataaataatttaaatattttaaattttaaaataaaaataatattaaaaaatattttataataatatttatttaatttttaatttatctcatctcatatataaaaataaacgaaatagAATTGAATGACGAGCTCtagaatgagaaatgatatatatacaaattctaaataaatagatttagcataatttttttttataaataaatagattttattataaaaaaagtataaagatTCATGAGACTcgtatttctaaaaaaaattgtataaacttataaatctTAGAAAAAAGCATGGGATTGGATAAATAGgagatattttatgagattttgaaaaaagagagaataaattgaataaaaatattataaaattaatataatttttgttttgacatttgaaaaatttaaattttttgtgtttgttttgtttaaaaatttagaaaagttgtaatgattatataataattagatgaaaaaattaaagatttgaaattgaaaaatgtttgtatttgtgatgtttgaatattgagatgagattatgtAACGCcacaatggaaggcccaaaccacatgacctatactccaaaaggactagtcaatgatacaattggagccccattagaactttataaagagcaagaacttctcattcccaagcattatgggatcccatacaccacttacccttatccatatcatatgtggtatcacaatctaccccccttaaattcccaacgtcctcgtcgggtctatccattataggtggcacggctcaagtcccatatttctggttgggatagtctctgataccatttgtaatgccctaatggaagacccaaaccacatgacctatacttcaaaaagactagtcaatgatacaattggagccccattggaaccttataaagagtaagaacttctccttcccaagcaatgtgggatcccatacaccacttacccttatccatatcatatggggtatcacagatGAAAAGTTCTTGCTATCCAAACCATGCCTAAATgtaaagatttttataaaaaagtgggcccattgtgaaaaaatattttttcaaagtgagACCCACATTTTTATAATGTGAGAGATCTATAAATTTATGActtgtatatagcattattctaaGAACAATAATTGGATGAGATTAAACTTTGAAGTTCTTCTACTCAACAACCATATACCATACACTTGATAATGTGggtttgtaatttatattttatattttatatttttttcctcagcAGGTGTGTAGTGTAAGACTactgaatataatttttttaaactctgtCAGTATTGAACGAGCAAAATTGTGGTATATACTATAgagaaatgaaacaaaaaaaaccttATACCACACACCTTCACTTAAttaacatgtgatttgtcatcTTTGTCCTTCtatatttaaatcattaatatataaaaccaaATATGACAAATCAAATGTTGATTAGATAAATGTATGTGGTGTAACCGTGTAACGCTTCCATATagaatttctttatattatatattccttTTAGGTTGACTAGGCGGATTTAAATTGAATGGGTGGAATcaattttagtgtatttttttaattattcatcgAATCGGTAATCAATCAGTTCAGATCCTTTTTATCTGATCTAAATTGATTTCAAAATTGTATTTGATAAATGGAATTTATATTTCATAATGATAGAACTAAACATGtgttatcttttttattattgtattcaataagaatggcaaaaaaattgaagagataAAACATagtgttatttattttcttaattgtgGTTGTGCATTAAATACTATTATtgtgatatatttataacttcaagatatttatcttctttgtatatgagaatatttgagacAACATAATATAGACAATTGAGGTaagtaaaaaatacataaattacaaacttattgaaactatttaaattcatataatattcttattgaaactaattaatgagttaatattttaaactctttttatacatgatattaaatacttgaattgcattatatatgatttttaatattcttttattaataataaaacactcaattcaaaattatcatgGATAACCCGATTCAATTTATTGAATTACCCGATTCATTAACTCAATTATTCATCAATTCTGAActtgattattataattattttaccacTCTACTTAAAATGAAGAGTAactatgtaaaattaaaattattttttaataaagtgtcaCAATTATATTGATTGACTTAAAATACgttatacaataattataaaataattatatgtgtatgatattctaatttatttatttatttttttccctcctttaTCTATATATTCACTTCTATGACACAAAACGGGACAACAGTCCTATTCCTATTCCAATTCTAGTTGAATCTAttcctctctccctttctcctcTGCCCCCACCCATGACACCAACTTGCCCACAACTCTccaacacaaaaataaacccCACCTTGAAAAttcaatgaaaacaaaaataaatctttgaataaaaaaaaaaaaaaccaaacacaaaaaattaataataataataataaataaataaataaataaataaatcagagGTGAACATATAAGAGGAGACATGCTGCACCCCTGCAAGACCTTATAAGGAAAGAGAAGACAATATCCCAAAACATCCACACGCACACACAGCGCGCGAAGCAATGCGTTGCTACGGCTTGACACCGGTTCAAGGAAGCGAGTCTCGCTTCTTCCACCTCCACAccacacgacccattaacataCCCAATTCGAATTCCCGGTTTTCCTTTTCCCACTCCAGTTTCTTCCCCTACAAACTCGTATTCCCCACCTGTATGCCTCCCGTGTCGCTCAGAACCACAGCCAGGGCCGCCGTCAATGATGGGCTGATGACCGAGGAGGCCGCCGCCGCCTCCGGTTTGAGCTTCTACGAGCTCTTGGGCATACCCGAGTCCGGATCCTTGGTCGACATCAAGCAGGCGTACAAGCAGTTAGCCCGGAAGTACCACCCGGACGTCTCCCCGCCCGGCCAGGCCGAGGAGTACACCAAGCGGTTTATCCTGGTCCAAGAGGCTTATGAGATCTTGTCGGATCCCGGAAGGCGAGCTCTCTATGACAGAGACTTGGCCAAAGGTCTCCACCTCGCGTTCTCGGCTCGAAGACAATACGAGAGCAACGAGGTTTGCGTctcttctctgtctctgtctctcgatgggattattttaatttttctttagatGGTTGGGTTTGGGGTTCAGTTCATTGAATTCActtctttcaattatttatattgcCATCTTTGTTCATTTGTgtttcttttcaatttattatgGGCGTTGGAGTTTTAGGAAATTTCGGATAATGTTGATTTCAGTATGCATATAATTTACTCATCATCGTATAAATTCCTCAGCTGTGTCTTAAAGAATTTGTCTTGTTCCCTGCTATCTCTTTGTTGCACCATTAAGTTGGGCAAATCAGGGTTTCAAATAttaaagaagggaaaaaaaaaaaccatggaTGGCTCTGCATCCTTCACTCTGATATCTTTGTTATTGGTATGCCTGATCAGAAGAAATGTAGGACTTCTGACTCTTGTTGGTTAATcccaaaaatattgtttttttttacaagataaTCACCAAACTTTGTTGGactaaacattaaaaaatattattcaattcaCATCTGTTGGGATTTTGTTCTCAAGATTACTTCTGATATTCTTTAATTAAGCTGTTAATTCTTAGGTGTGTCATCTTcaatatttctattttctttgaatcTACCAAACAAGCATTTATTTTTCGATTATGGAAAGCTACTTCCTGCATCAATCTCAAGAAAAGTTTGGTTTAGTTCAGTGCAGTTCACTGGATATTTTGAAGCATGGTCATGGTGCTTATGGTAACTCAAAGATTATAGTTAGTTGTTTAAAAATGGGTGCGTTCTTAGTTTCCATTAAATTTGCGAGCTTTCAGTTCTTTTTACCGTTCTGCTTTCTTAGTTGGTACCGGAAAGGAAAAGGGGTTCCATCTTCCCTGTATTCTGTAGGCTcttgtcattttctttcttgctcTTGTTTGTTACTAAGAACTTGTGTTTGGAAAATTAGTTCTTGGGCTTTCCGACTCTTGTGTTTACTTTATTACCAATATTCAAATCAATTTTCCTTGATGATCAGGGAATGGAAGAGATAGGTGAGTGGAAGAACCGTTGGCAAGCTCAGCTATCGGGGCTAAAGAGGAGAAGCATGAACAAGGATGCTGGTGAAAATTTGTCCTGGGGAGCTCGAATGCGCCGGCGAAGGGATGAGTTAGCGAATCAATTATAAGTagttttttcttgtaatttcaATGTAAATATAGCTTCCTGCCTTACAGAACATGGTTAATGTTGAAGGGGATATAACTTAGCATTGGGAAAAGATTTCCAATAgaactaaaatagaaaaatttgaaagttttctCCTTGACCATGTGAACCAAATATATTGTACATAATAAGACTTCTCATACTTGGCATAATCAACTGTCTTTGTGTATGGTGCATTGGTGCTTAATTTTCTCCCTTTTCCTTTAAAACCTCCCTCTGTTGTGTATTTCCTGGGTTGAATTCTTCTCTTACATTGTTTAATTAACCACATTTACAGTGATTTTGACAACTATTTACATGGGATATTCCATTCAATACAGAATCATTCCCCAGTATTATTATATTCCTCTACCTTTTCTAATCTTACCCGACACATCAGCTGCAAGGTTGCCTAATTCAATAGCCTGGCTCAAGTTATAGTGTTAAATAATAGAAGCAGTTATAAGATATGAATGTATAtggaaactttttctttttgctcaAAAAATACATGTCCTGAATTAGAAGGTTAACAGGATCCATCATCAGCTCCATCCACGTTGGAGGAGGCTCAATGCTTCCAACTTGATTTACATGGCCAAAGTTTGATGATAATGGCAAGCCTTGGATGAATGTATCTCCTCTTAATGCTGCAAAATTGCTTGCCTTCCATCTTTACCGGGG is a window from the Juglans regia cultivar Chandler chromosome 7, Walnut 2.0, whole genome shotgun sequence genome containing:
- the LOC109008445 gene encoding chaperone protein dnaJ 20, chloroplastic-like, whose product is MRCYGLTPVQGSESRFFHLHTTRPINIPNSNSRFSFSHSSFFPYKLVFPTCMPPVSLRTTARAAVNDGLMTEEAAAASGLSFYELLGIPESGSLVDIKQAYKQLARKYHPDVSPPGQAEEYTKRFILVQEAYEILSDPGRRALYDRDLAKGLHLAFSARRQYESNEGMEEIGEWKNRWQAQLSGLKRRSMNKDAGENLSWGARMRRRRDELANQL